A region from the Alnus glutinosa chromosome 5, dhAlnGlut1.1, whole genome shotgun sequence genome encodes:
- the LOC133868355 gene encoding BOI-related E3 ubiquitin-protein ligase 1-like has protein sequence MAVEARHMCLSPSQLIANRDFIKHNQGNANMSGAQMFSRVPLAGTMSETLPPFYQSVDCSLASVKPLMNKADSELSNIPDQSKRPRDSMINQFADFIVPQKRNKISVLPSFLCQDIILQAQQQQSEIDRFLIQHAEKVRLKLEEQRRILVSAFQEIFAMKLKEKDEEIQRMGKLNWALQERVRSLCVENQIWRDLAQNNEATVNTLRSNLEQVLAHVSEDSDAESSCGSNDLGRCTPAEEADVVSGGGGGGGQRMCRNCGVRESRVLLLPCRHLCLCTACASGLRDCPVCHAVMNASVHVNFS, from the exons ATGGCAGTTGAAGCTCGGCATATGTGCCTATCCCCTTCTCAGTTAATCGCCAATAG AGATTTTATCAAACATAATCAAGGAAACGCCAATATGTCCGGCGCCCAGATGTTTTCCAGGGTGCCTTTGGCCGGAACAATGTCTGAAACGCTCCCACCTTTTTACCAATCCGTTGATTGCAGTCTGGCTTCGGTGAAACCGCTCATGAATAAGGCTGATAGCGAGCTCTCCAATATCCCTGATCAGAGCAAGCGTCCTAGAGATTCGATGATCAATCAGTTTGCAGATTTCATAGTCcctcaaaagagaaacaaaatatCCGTGTTGCCGTCTTTTCTCTGCCAGGACATTATCCTCCAGGCTCAACAGCAACAATCAGAGATCGATCGCTTTCTCATCCAACAT GCAGAAAAAGTAAGATTGAAACTGGAGGAGCAAAGAAGAATTCTAGTGTCGGCATTCCAGGAAATCTTCGcaatgaaattgaaagaaaaagatgaagagaTCCAGAGAATGGGAAAGCTGAACTGGGCCCTCCAAGAAAGAGTGAGAAGCCTGTGCGTAGAGAACCAGATATGGAGGGATTTGGCGCAAAACAACGAGGCCACGGTCAATACTCTACGTAGCAACTTAGAGCAAGTGCTGGCGCACGTTAGCGAGGACAGCGACGCGGAATCGAGCTGCGGCAGCAATGATTTGGGGCGGTGCACGCCGGCGGAGGAGGCggatgtggttagtggtggtggtggtggtggtgggcaGAGGATGTGTAGGAATTGTGGGGTCAGGGAGTCAAGGGTGTTGCTGCTGCCATGCAGGCATCTATGCCTCTGTACTGCGTGTGCGTCCGGTCTCCGCGATTGCCCGGTGTGTCACGCTGTCATGAATGCCAGCGTGCATGTTAATTTCTCCTAG